Below is a window of Malus domestica chromosome 13, GDT2T_hap1 DNA.
ATCATACTAACGTCCTAAATTGGTAAATTCATAGGTCCTATTTAGACATGGTTTCAATATGGTCCCTGACGTTCGTAAACTCCGCacattgaaaatcgatcaatgtcaTTGCATTCCAAGTTAAAAGGCTGCTCAATGTTTTTTGCTTGCGCCATTGCAACTACAGTTTAACTCAGACAGCATTCAGCATGGAAAATTCTAGTGCAACAAAGTTCTGTTACTTGCCATTTTACCCAAAAGAAAGTTACCATAAACATGCTTCTGAATCATATAACTAAACTGGACTTCTTCATTTGCCTTGatggaaaaatataaaaatattattaaaaaagatgttgacagagagagagagagagagagagagagagagatatagcATTCATCAGTCATTAAGCATAATGCCTACAATATCAAAGCAGTATCTAACTAGAAAACTCATACATATGGCCAAAGTTGCAGACTTGCTCATCAGAAAATCAAAGGTCTTAATTCTTTCTGCCTTCGCACAAGATAATGTGGTAACCATGCCTGCACAAGTatccaaacaacaacaaaatatgaaccaaaCTGTGTCTCTAAATTCTGCACAAGTATAATATCACACTTCAAACTTAATGGCATCTTATAGCATctaatccaaaaccaaaatgaaagGATTGGGCAGGAATCATACTGATAATTGAATGCTAAATCGACAATAGAACGTGTTTCGTTGCAGGTTTAGTGCCGATTGGTGAAaaagttttattttagtttcaaGAATTGCTCAAGTTCTATGAGAAATGCCAAGGAGACTCTCAGAGTGGGACTCTCCATAGACTCTCTTTCACCTCACGGTTTAAAGTTAATTCAtgtgtcaacattataaaacattgtgccaaACACCTGAGCTGAGATAGAGTTCgtagagagtctccttagcatttctcaagtTCTATTGATAAATATGAAATGAGTGATAAGAATTGCAGCCAAGCACTGCACAATCAACAAGCAATCTGATGTGACCTAAAACATGAGTTTATTGACTATAATCCAATCCAAAATCAAACAACACACGTATATCTATTCCTAATCAGCTGCGTAAACAGGTGACAGGACTAATCTAACCAATCAGCCAAAAGGAGTAGCAGATAAAAAACTGaaagattgaaactttggaAACACATACGTCGATTTGAAAGGCGCACTGGTTGCCCCAATTGGAGTAGCGAAAGCAACATCCTGAAAAGGTCCTGCCATCTTCCCGCGAGGGAACCACCCAAGATCCCCGCCTTTCTTCCCCGACGGGCACTCGGAGTACTCCGCCGCCAGTTTCGCGAACTCCGGCTGAGGGACTTTGTCGCCGTTTTCGAGCCATCCGTCCTGCAGCTTCTTGTAGGCTTCGTTGATTTTGCCCTGCTTTTCACAAAGTATGTGCCTTGCTTTCACATAAGTGCAGGTGCCTAGCCCATCGGCGGCCTTCCCggattttccttttccttttccttttcctccACCGTCGTCGCTGCCGCCCGCCGCCTTTCCCTTCCCCTTTCCTCCTGCCTTCGCATCCTTCCCCATCTCTTTGACTAATTTATCCTATAAAATTACCgtttaaccaaaattaacacacaaattaacaaaACCCACAAACATATTTCACAAATGAAATCTTAATTCTAACCGATTGGAGGTCGGAGTGATcttctgggttttgggtttcaGTTCAACTGTGACTGAGGATATGCTCTCCCTTGGTGCCAAGACGACGGCCTGGACTTTGCAGATTTCGCAGACTAAAGAGAGAAAGTAGTTGGTTAGGATTTGCCCTCCAATTTGTGACATATTACTATTTGCCCCTATTAGTTTGGACCTTGTGTAAAAAAGAATGGGCCCATATTTTGTTTGGTTTATTCTAGCTGAGCCTCAGAGTATTTATCAAAAATTGGACTCCAAAAACATGTCAACAATTAAACAGACGGTTGAGATTTAACTAAATTTCAATTAAACCTCATTTGttcattcataaaaaaataaaaaaaaataaaaaaaaaaaagcgtgAGAgagaattttcattttttggaaTGGGCATTTACCTGTTGTATATTGTGGAAAAGTTGGTGATGTAATTGATCAGATTGGCTTAAGTTATAAGAGAGCAATGCATGTTTTAGTAGGAGAAAAAACATTTCATCATTCCGTCGGATCAGTTGATTGGAATACTCATTCAATATCGATAAGCATATTGAGAGGTTACTGCCTATCAATATGTCAGTTCATTTTTGTATCATAAATTTCGATATCTTTCAATAAGAATTTATGTAACATACTACGATGTGATATTATTTCATTAGTTGGaagagtaattttttttttctttctttagatCGAAGCTGGAAGAACACTTTTTTCGTTGTTTCAAATCGATCTTGTAATCATGTAAACAGAAAGTGATCCTTGAGATATGCTTGTGGAAAAGAGGAGTAAAAAAGATTTGCTCCATGATATACCTTCCTTTTGACCATGGTCGGAAGAACATCTTGCTTTTTTCACTTttctatataaatatttttaatttatatttgatttgtGCACATATATAAGTTTCGTTATGTATGGTGACGCACTGTTAGATTTGATATCAAATGTTGACAATGACGGAGCCATGATTTTAACCTAAGAGGGGCCTAAAAGTCTCAATCCGAAATGCTCTTCTGattttacaaaattattttGTCATGTGGTGAGCAACGTACTACCGTCGCTTAAGTTTGGTATGGTGTCGTCCTCATCATACTCTTCCTTAAACCTAAACCccaagccttttttttttcctctctccCTCCACAGGTCCCTATACCAGAGTCTTCCTCAAAGCTCAAAAACAGCAGATTGCTTGAACTATGTAGGAGCCACCAACCTTAAATCAAACCCAATGaaataaattaaagtaaaaatgtTGGATTAGGACCCTGAGCTTACAGAAAAACCTTGAAAATGATAAGAATAACAGTAAACTTTTATGCGTAAAAATATATCAAGATGGGCATGAGACCATCATAATCCCTTCATGGCTTTGCCTCTGGatgttgagattaaaacactaaCAATACGTCATTTTATTGATAACCGTAGATATTAAATCTAATGATGAGTTGCAACTTAATACTACGGTATGTAATAttattcttcacttgtaagtgagaggctTTAcattcgattctcaccaaagacgAAGTTGAATTACATTATGGCGCACCCATTGTAATGTTTAGCCCACTCTCACATCCacttaggcctcgtttggtagctcggactgtactgactatttctgtcagataggataaatagccaccggatagtactgactaaattagtcaggcgtttggtgcagtatcagacaaatgaccgtattatttatagTGTGTTTGATTTTATACCGGATAGGAAGaatcaaactttaaaaaaaaaaaaaaaaaaaaaaaaaaaaaccatcactTTTGTTCCCAGATCTCTCCGTTGCACCCCTCAAactcactccctctctctcccttcttcttcttccccgactGCAGAAGAATCCCAAATAATTGTTCCCCAAATCTCTCAGTCGCACCCCCcaaactccctccctctctctcccttcttcttcctcgactGCAGAAGAATCCCAAATAAATTCAAACAGCCAGTTGCAGAAGAATCCCAAATTGAAATCATCTCTTCACCACACCATGTTTCTTTGCAAGACCTAGTTACAGAGGAGGACGACGAGTAGGCGATGAGGAAGGCCACAATGAGAAGACGACGAGGAAGGCGACGAAGACTAGGAGAGCAGAGATGGCGAAAGAAAGCGACGGGGATGACGACGATGGTGAGAGAAGGTGACAGGGAGGACGATGAAGTCGAAAGAAGGCGAGAGAGAGATGGCCGACTAATAATCCAATCCTTTTGGTTGGTTTTATTAATCCGGCGTATATCGTGTTAAATAAATAGACCGGTTAAATTAATCTGGCGCTTATTTAGTACGAGTGAACGCCAAACACCCGCGTTCGTATAACTAGTCCTATCTGATCCTTTATCCTATCTGCCAAACAGGGCCTTAGTATAGTtactatcgtttgttcaaaaaacaaaaaaaaaaattctaacaaTGATTTACCATACATTTCATCTTTCTTGATCACCAAACAAGAGATAATGGTCAAAGTAGCATCCACTGTAACTGTTCATTTCACTGTTTCTGTGAGAAAAATAGATGAAAGATGAAGATGATTCTTCACATTAGACCAATGTATTAAAAGCATGAGGTGTGGGCGAGGTGTCCGAGGGATAGCCCTGCCTAGGCGTGAGGCGAAGCCTTAcgggacctaaattttttaatatatacactgagcgtacacatatattatattaaaaaaggtaaattacatagtaaaccctcaggtttgaggtagATTACAACCctatacaacaactttaaaacatttcactttcatatctcacgtactattttatttcaaaataatacctctgttagattttccatccattggtctgttaaatgctgacgtggcattAGTGGACCCTATTACACGTTAGCCCACTTCCTCCAAAACTTGCATATGTGGATATCCATCTGCCACGTCATGCCAACTTAGCAAAAAGTGCCCACGTggacaaattttcaaatttcaaaaatttcccgacaatttttttttttaattcctatTTCTCTATGGGTTTTGGCAGCTAAGTTATGAACAATTGCATCAGATGCAATCCAAAATGCAGAAATGCATATTCCCACATAATTGAACCTAGTAATCAATGAATAGGCAAAATCCAATATCCAAATAGGCAACTAAAGTAGCAATATATTTCACTTTCTTGGTAACCAAATAACAAGCATGTTCCATATATTGGCAACCAAAGCTAACATCGTTCAACTGGAAATAACcataaaaaaaaccctaacaagCTAGCATGTTCCCAAAAGGATATCCAGCCAATAGCAAAATAACAGTTCCTAATAACCTACAAATCTAATTGGGAGCAAAATAACAGTTCCTAGCGAAGCAAACAAAATAGTTCCTAGCTGCTGCCAACATTCACAAAAAATTCTAGCCACTAGCAAAAAATTCCAATATAAAAAAACCTAGTTTGTTCTTGTATGGTAATACTTTTCACTTTCTTGGTTGCCTTGTCTTTCTCTTCTACACTCTTCCATCTGTTTGAACCTTTGAATTACCTCCACCAGCTGTGCTTGATGCCTACATCCAATGTTCAATACAACAATATCCAAATCACCAACAATATAGACCATAAGTTATCACAAAAGAATATCCACATCCAATGCATACAAAAGAATCCCTAAGTTATCACAATATAGGCCACAAATTCATTTACAAACCCTAACTAAATAAAACAAGTGAAACAATGCTTACCTTGGGTTTCCTTCCCCTTTTCCTTGGTACACCACCTGGATTACTAGATGCTTCATGTGCAGAACTTGATGCCTAAAACAAATTAAAGGATTTCAGGATTAATAAAGTCTTAAATCAACTTAGAAATCATAAAACTTTGTACAAGGTTATATGTCACCTCTTGTTTTGTAGGAAGATGTCTGTGATGAGTCCTGGTATTGTGGCCTTCTTTTTTACATATTCCACATTTAACGGTCCCTTGGCCTTTCCTTGAGCGCTGTTGTGGCTGTAGAATATCTCCACTGGTGTTAGTAGCCTCATTTTTGTGTAGGATTAGcttttttctcattttcttcagcctctttgtttctcttcttcttgGGTCTTCCAGGTTGTCTAGTATATAGAAGAGGCTGAATAGGTGGATTTTTAGTGACCTCCCACATCGACATCCAATTCAGTGGCTGGATCAAGTGTCCATATATTTCCAAGTACATGACCTTGGAATAACAACCATCCAAATAGTCTTCTGGCTTATCCTGCTTGTAATTAATGGCAACAATGGCATGGTTGCATGGAATACCAGTGAGATTAAATCCCCAACATGAACATGTACGTTCAGTCAAGTCAACAATAAATTGGTCACCTTCTCCAATATCCACTTGGAA
It encodes the following:
- the LOC103451793 gene encoding uncharacterized protein, with protein sequence MGKDAKAGGKGKGKAAGGSDDGGGKGKGKGKSGKAADGLGTCTYVKARHILCEKQGKINEAYKKLQDGWLENGDKVPQPEFAKLAAEYSECPSGKKGGDLGWFPRGKMAGPFQDVAFATPIGATSAPFKSTHGYHIILCEGRKN